A single Camelus bactrianus isolate YW-2024 breed Bactrian camel chromosome 1, ASM4877302v1, whole genome shotgun sequence DNA region contains:
- the LOC105070257 gene encoding keratin-associated protein 13-1-like has translation MSYNCCSGTFSSRSLGGHLRCPGSSCGSSYPSNLVYTRDLCSPSTCQQDSSFYSGCQETSCEPIRCQASCVESSPCQPSCCPQKTSKLCSPCWTTYPGSLGFRSSSCSFLSSGSGSCYSVRCGSSGFRPLGYGVCGSPSLSYGSNFWYPINFPSRSFCSSCYWPICRSGFY, from the coding sequence ATGTCCTACAACTGCTGCTCTGGAACCTTCTCCTCCCGCTCCCTTGGGGGCCACCTGCGCTGCCCAGGCTCCTCCTGTGGCTCTTCCTACCCCAGCAACCTGGTCTATACCAGGGACCTGTGCTCTCCCAGCACCTGCCAGCAGGATTCCTCTTTCTACAGTGGCTGTCAGGAGACCAGCTGTGAGCCTATCAGATGCCAGGCATCCTGTGTGGAGTCCAGCCCCTGCCAGCCATCCTGCTGCCCCCAGAAGACCTCCAAGCTCTGCAGTCCCTGCTGGACAACTTACCCTGGGTCTCTGGGCTTTAGGTCCAGCAGCTGCAGCTTCCTGAGCTCTGGATCCGGAAGCTGCTACTCAGTGCGTTGTGGATCCAGTGGCTTCAGACCCCTGGGCTATGGAGTCTGTGGCTCCCCTTCACTGAGCTATGGGTCCAATTTCTGGTACCCAATCAACTTTCCTTCCAGAAGTTTCTGTTCATCTTGTTACTGGCCAATTTGTAGATCTGGCTTCTACTGA
- the LOC105070255 gene encoding keratin-associated protein 15-1-like — protein sequence MSFNRRFGNSSSRSLGGYLGCPVSPYSSFYPNMFQLGSSLPGGSRETIFEPTSYQNPFTVTRSCRTSRFRPENFIFRGPCQTNCTGSLGFGNTSFGSFGYRNPAFQSLGCGYNFC from the coding sequence ATGTCTTTCAACCGCAGATTTGGAAACTCCTCCTCCCGCTCTCTCGGAGGTTACCTGGGGTGCCCAGTTTCTCCCTATAGTTCTTTCTACCCCAACATGTTCCAGCTGGGCTCCTCTCTCCCAGGTGGCTCTCGGGAGACCATCTTTGAGCCCACCAGCTACCAGAATCCCTTTACCGTGACTAGATCCTGCCGGACGTCCCGCTTCCGCCCAGAGAACTTTATCTTCCGCGGTCCCTGCCAAACAAATTGCACCGGATCTCTAGGATTTGGAAATACCAGCTTTGGGTCTTTCGGTTATAGAAATCCTGCATTCCAGTCTCTGGGCTGTGGATACAACTTCTGCTGA
- the LOC105070414 gene encoding keratin-associated protein 13-1-like — translation MSYNCCSGTFSSRSLGGHLRCPGSSCGSSYPSNLVYTRDLCSPSTCQRDSSFYSGCQETSCEPIRCQASCVESSPCQPSCCPQKTSKLCSPCWTTYPGSLGFRSSSCSFLSSGSGRYYSLRCGSSGFRPLGYGVCGFPSLSRGSRFCRPTCFTSSSCQSWCYRPISSSGFYYSTC, via the coding sequence ATGTCCTACAACTGCTGCTCTGGAACCTTCTCCTCCCGCTCCCTTGGGGGCCACCTGCGCTGCCCAGGCTCCTCCTGTGGCTCTTCCTACCCCAGCAACCTGGTCTATACCAGGGACCTGTGCTCTCCCAGCACCTGCCAGCGGGATTCCTCTTTCTACAGTGGCTGTCAGGAGACCAGCTGTGAGCCTATCAGATGCCAGGCATCCTGTGTGGAGTCCAGCCCCTGCCAGCCATCCTGCTGCCCCCAGAAGACCTCCAAGCTCTGCAGTCCCTGCTGGACAACTTACCCTGGGTCTCTGGGCTTTAGGTCCAGCAGCTGCAGCTTCCTGAGCTCTGGATCCGGAAGATACTACTCACTGCGTTGTGGATCCAGTGGCTTCAGACCTCTGGGTTATGGAGTCTGTGGCTTCCCCTCCCTGAGCCGTGGATCCAGATTCTGCCGTCCAACCTGCTTTACCTCCAGCAGCTGCCAGTCATGGTGTTATAGACCAATCTCTAGCTCTGGTTTCTATTATTCAACTTGCTGA
- the LOC105070256 gene encoding keratin-associated protein 14: MSYNCCSGNFSSRSFRGQLRYPGSSCGSSYPSNLVYTTDLCSPSTCQQVSSLHSGCQEICSEPIRGQAFQVESSPCQSSCYRRRTSTLSRPCQTTYSGSLGFGSRGFQSFGCGFPSLGFGSSGFQSVGCGPRAFSSVRCRSSFDSPTYFSSRSCQSASFQPTFRSGFY; this comes from the coding sequence ATGTCCTACAACTGCTGCTCTGGAAACTTCTCCTCTCGCTCCTTTAGGGGCCAGTTGCGCTACCCAGGCTCCTCCTGTGGCTCTTCCTACCCCAGCAACCTGGTCTACACCACGGACCTCTGCTCTCCGAGCACCTGCCAGCAGGTCTCCTCTCTCCACAGCGGCTGTCAGGAGATCTGCTCTGAGCCTATCAGGGGCCAGGCGTTCCAGGTGGAGTCCAGTCCCTGCCAGTCATCCTGCTACCGCCGGAGGACCTCCACGCTCTCCCGTCCCTGCCAGACGACTTACTCTGGGTCTCTGGGCTTTGGCTCCAGAGGTTTTCAATCTTTTGGTTGTGGCTTCCCATCTCTGGGCTTTGGATCCAGTGGTTTCCAATCAGTGGGTTGTGGCCCCagggctttctcatctgtaagatgtaGATCTAGCTTTGACAGTCCAACCTACTTCTCTTCTAGGAGCTGCCAGTCTGCTTCTTTCCAACCAACCTTTAGATCTGGCTTCTACTAA